The stretch of DNA TCTACATAGGGCCTGCTTTCATCTATGCTTCTGCCAATAGGCATCACAATACGTTCAATAGCCCTTATTACCGCTTCGCTGTCCGTGTATTCCCTGTTTGAATCCTTAATTTTCCCTGCCTTTTCTATATAAATTTTATCATGCCTGTTTACCATTATTTCGCTTATGTCATCATCCCGTAACAGTTCCTGTATCGCTCCAAGCCCCGTCACTTCATCAAAAATCTCGCTTACCATTACATCCCTGTCTTTGCCTGTATGTATTAATCCGGTTTCATCAACCGCCGTTTTAATTTTTTCTTTAATATCCGCGTAAAAACGCTCTTTGGCCGCAGGGTTATTCATTACCTGATGTTCCATCTTTCTAAGGTCTATTTTCTCAAACAGTTTTCTGTTGACTTCTTTCTTTATTGATATTTTTGCGTCTTTTAACTGAGGTTTTGAATTTTCCGCGGGGTTTGCGCCGGCATTTAAGTTTTCTGAAGAAAACTCTTTAGGCCCTGAATCACCGCATTTTTCATATATTAAATCAAAAATATTTTTAAACTCATGGCAAAAAAGGCCTTTTGCTTTTCCTCCGCATAGCAGCCTGCCCTTTTTCTGTAAATCATTCACCTCTTTATCATACGGCAGGACGCCGGTAATTTCTTTGCCGGAAAATATACCTGATATATCTTCTTTTTTCAAGAAACTGCCGTCAATCCTGTTAACTACTATATCCACCTTATTCGCCGGGTATCCGTTTTCGTTTAATCTGTCCAGCGCATATACGGCATGCCTTAAATCCGGCTGCGAAAGCAAAGCGGGAATTATTACCCTGTCAGAAATATCAGTTATTTTAATTCCCGGAAAATCATCCGTGTCAATAATAACCGCCTTAAAAGACTGATCTTTCAGTACTTTTTCAAGCTGTGCTTCACCGCCAAAACCGCAGTATAAATCAGTATATCTGCATTTATACATGCCTGCTTCCTTCGTCTTTTCAAAGTCTTCGCTGTTTCTGTAAACGGCTTCAAAATCATTCACGTCCTTTTCAAATTCAAAAACGCAGGACTTGTGTTTTTTTATTGATGCAAAATATTCAGCCGCATTAAAAGCAAGCGTTGTTTTGCCGGCCCCGGCACGCCCGTTTATCAGCGTTAATACTTTTTTCATTAAATTTCACCTGCGTCAATTATTCTTGTCGTTACAAAAATAACAAGTTCTGTCTTCTTGCTCTCTTTATGGGTATTTTTAAATAATTCACCCAATATTGGAATTCCTGATAATACAGGAACGCCGCTGGAAACCATCACATCTTCGTTCTGTATAAGCCCCGCTATCACAATTGTATCTTCCGGAGTTACTGAAATTGTGGTTTCCGCCCATCTTGTTTTTAACGCCGGCATAACCGAACCGCCGGTGCCTAAACTGATGGCATTCGCGTAGTCTAAATTGCTTACTTCCGCTTTAAGCCCTGCTTTTATATGGCCATTTTTCTTAATTTCAGGATGTATCTCAAGAGAAACCCCGTATTCTTTCCATTCCACATCCGCGCCTCCATTATCATTAACAAGCGCAATCGGTATTTCTCCGCCGGAAAGAAATTTGGCTTTGTTACCGCTGGAAGTCAATATCTTCGGCTTTGCAAGAATCTTCCCATAGTTATTTTTAACCATAAAATCAAGAAACAGGTTTATATTGCCTCTTGAAAATTTTCCAAACGCCAGAAGCGGAGCCCCGCTTTCCGCCACATTTAACGGCCCAAGTAATAACGCCTGCCCTTCACCGTCTTTTCCCGCAGACCCATTTAATAAAGTCGGCCAGTCTAATCCAAGGTCCGAAGAGTCCATTCCGCTTATTTCCATCACCTGAACATCAACCTCTATCATCTGTTCCGAAGAAGCGGCTTTTTTAACGTTAATCAACACTGTATTCATACCGCCTTTACCATATATATTTACAGCGCTTACGCCTTCTTTTTTCCCTTCAATTATTATCTCTTTTTTTGAAATTATCAGCGCCGATGCCACATCTTCTTTTATTACTTCAACCCTTTCCACGTCATCGGTTTTAACAACTTTAGAACCGCCTTCTTTAACGGTGATGCTTCTGCCTGCCGCCAAAACGGAAACGCCCAACAAACACATAAAG from Candidatus Goldiibacteriota bacterium encodes:
- the tadA gene encoding Flp pilus assembly complex ATPase component TadA, with product MKKVLTLINGRAGAGKTTLAFNAAEYFASIKKHKSCVFEFEKDVNDFEAVYRNSEDFEKTKEAGMYKCRYTDLYCGFGGEAQLEKVLKDQSFKAVIIDTDDFPGIKITDISDRVIIPALLSQPDLRHAVYALDRLNENGYPANKVDIVVNRIDGSFLKKEDISGIFSGKEITGVLPYDKEVNDLQKKGRLLCGGKAKGLFCHEFKNIFDLIYEKCGDSGPKEFSSENLNAGANPAENSKPQLKDAKISIKKEVNRKLFEKIDLRKMEHQVMNNPAAKERFYADIKEKIKTAVDETGLIHTGKDRDVMVSEIFDEVTGLGAIQELLRDDDISEIMVNRHDKIYIEKAGKIKDSNREYTDSEAVIRAIERIVMPIGRSIDESRPYVDARLADGSRVNAVIPPLALDGPVITIRKFSKNKLSINDLVKLGSLTEEAADYLEKSVKNRKNILISGGTGSGKTTLLNVISSFIPADERIVTIEDSAELKLPQEHVVRLESRPANIEGRGEITIRDLVKNSLRMRPDRIVVGECRGGEALDMLQAMNTGHDGSITTVHANTPRDALSRVEVMVLMAGMDLPVKAIREQIKSAINIVIQQARFKDGKRRVTHISEITGMEIDTILMHNVFEFVKSADNAADGCEGELKRVDGIWV
- a CDS encoding type II and III secretion system protein — encoded protein: MKLNQECKVIVTAIFMCLLGVSVLAAGRSITVKEGGSKVVKTDDVERVEVIKEDVASALIISKKEIIIEGKKEGVSAVNIYGKGGMNTVLINVKKAASSEQMIEVDVQVMEISGMDSSDLGLDWPTLLNGSAGKDGEGQALLLGPLNVAESGAPLLAFGKFSRGNINLFLDFMVKNNYGKILAKPKILTSSGNKAKFLSGGEIPIALVNDNGGADVEWKEYGVSLEIHPEIKKNGHIKAGLKAEVSNLDYANAISLGTGGSVMPALKTRWAETTISVTPEDTIVIAGLIQNEDVMVSSGVPVLSGIPILGELFKNTHKESKKTELVIFVTTRIIDAGEI